The following coding sequences are from one Eucalyptus grandis isolate ANBG69807.140 chromosome 11, ASM1654582v1, whole genome shotgun sequence window:
- the LOC104425021 gene encoding LOW QUALITY PROTEIN: protein trichome birefringence-like 43 (The sequence of the model RefSeq protein was modified relative to this genomic sequence to represent the inferred CDS: inserted 2 bases in 2 codons): MGVFGGAVFVVISLLVSDLAVTTLGHTNGKREETVEAGSCDASAGSWVYDSSYPLYNSSQCPFLQKQFKCLENGRLDRDYLKYRWKPAGNCNLPRFDGRAFLFGLRGKRLMFXGDSLSLNQWQSLTCMVHTAVPKAKYTLTTVAGLSNFSFPEYGVQLMFFRDAFLVDIVSTSTGRALRLDSLQNAKLWEGVDVLVFNSWHWWLHTXRKQPWDYIQEGNKIYKDMNRLVAYKKAMNTWAKWVDSRVDPLKTTVFYQGVSPDHATASDWGQPNADACVDQKHPLAVRRYPAGPNPAELVVEKVIRSMTYPVRLLNVTYLSQLRVDGHPSVYGLGGHRTMDCSHWCLAGVPDTWNLLLYQSLVAHNF, translated from the exons atgggtGTCTTCGGAGGTGCAGTATTCGTGGTCATTTCTCTACTTGTGAGTGACCTAGCGGTTACGACGCTGGGACATACTaatggaaagagagaagaaactgTCGAGGCCGGTTCCTGCGATGCCTCCGCAGGATCGTGGGTCTATGATAGTTCATACCCTCTCTATAACTCATCCCAGTGTCCCTTCCTACAGAAGCAGTTCAAGTGCCTTGAGAATGGCAGGCTCGACAGAGATTACCTCAAGTACAGATGGAAGCCCGCCGGCAACTGCAACTTGCCGAG GTTTGACGGCCGAGCCTTCTTGTTTGGATTGAGAGGGAAGAGGCTGATGT GTGGGGACTCGTTAAGCTTGAATCAATGGCAATCCCTCACTTGCATGGTTCATACCGCGGTGCCCAAGGCCAAATACACTTTGACAACAGTTGCTGGGCTTTCCAACTTCTCATTCCCA GAATATGGAGTGCAGCTGATGTTTTTCCGAGACGCGTTCCTGGTGGACATAGTGAGCACGAGCACCGGGCGAGCTCTCAGGCTCGACTCTCTCCAGAACGCCAAGCTATGGGAGGGCGTCGACGTGTTGGTATTCAACTCGTGGCATTGGTGGCTTCACA GGAGGAAACAACC ATGGGATTATATCCAAGAAGGGAATAAGATTTACAAAGACATGAATCGCTTGGTGGCCTACAAGAAGGCAATGAATACTTGGGCCAAATGGGTGGACTCCAGGGTGGACCCATTGAAAACTACTGTCTTCTATCAAGGAGTTTCCCCAGACCATGCAAC TGCAAGTGACTGGGGTCAACCGAACGCCGACGCTTGTGTCGACCAGAAGCATCCGCTCGCTGTGCGGCGATACCCAGCCGGCCCAAACCCGGCGGAACTGGTGGTAGAGAAAGTAATAAGATCGATGACGTACCCGGTCCGTCTGCTCAACGTCACGTATCTCTCGCAGCTCCGAGTAGATGGACATCCATCGGTGTATGGCTTGGGAGGACACAGGACCATGGATTGCAGCCACTGGTGTCTTGCTGGAGTTCCTGACACCTGGAATTTGCTCCTTTATCAGTCTCTTGTAGCTCACAACTTTTGA